tgcggctcacGAGCCTCAGACTGAGTATCACtgatttaaaacatattttcgtGTCTTCCTGGATGGCCAGGCACAAAAGCAGATTTCTGCTTTACATGCTGGAGTAACCAGATCAGAACATCTCCAGGGATCAAAGGGAAAATCTCATGCAAAATGTGTTCTGTGGTGGCACACCCCATTGCACACTGGAACATGTTGCATATGCTAGTACGACAAGTGGATAATTTCCTTACTGCTGGTCAGACTTGTTGAATCATCTTGGCTCTGTCTTTCTTATTCCCTTCTCCTCAGTCCCACAATCTGTTAAATTCAAGCCCAACGAACCATTGCCGTTTGGGGCCACTGGGGACCAAGACCCAGattcttcactgaaatcaatggaagttagaatCCTAAATACCTTAAGGATCTGAGCCCAACTCCTTTTCCTCTAGTCCAAAATATCTCTTGAATTAAATACCAAACAAGAGAAAAATTGGCTTCCATAAGCTCCTCTCAGCATGGGAACAGTATTCACACCTGTGTTCTAAATATCTTATCAAGAGCCTCCAGGTCTGGTCTCATTTAAAGGTAACATGCTCTCTTCGAGCCGCTGGCATTTCCAAAGGACTTGTCGTCATTGTAGATTATCTTCTGACTTTTAGATTCAGCCTCACTGTGGTGGTTTCCACTTCCCATTGTGATGGTTTTTCATCAGAGGAGCAGTCAAGTCTCACTGACGATTGTCTTCTTCTGAAGTGGATTCAGTTTTCTGATGATGGGTTTTCCTTTCTGAAGGGTTCACCCTTGGCTCCAAAGAGAAGGGAAAGGGTTCATTACCTCAGCTCATTCAAGGGAATCACATGACTTAGCAAACACTACAATTTTTGTGTATATTCACGTAAGGTGGGGCTTTCAGAGGCACCTGTCTCCTTCGGGAGCTTCTGGAAAATCCCACCActcaataaaaatattgaattccCTTTGGCTGAGTTTGCACCCCTTTCTGCTTTCACTCTGGGGTAACCTTGTGGCCAGTGCAAATAGTCAGTGAATACTGGAGAATACTTAGGGAAGACAGATCCCAAGTCATAGAGGTGAGTGTTCACACAGGAAACTTCAGTGCtaggacttgtgctcatccaatCATGGAACAGTAACTATTTCATGGGTCCAAATGAAACCAGTTGGATTTGGGGTCTCCAACGCTCAGCTAGCTGTTCACAAACATCCTTGAGATGCACAGAATTATCTGGCGAATCATGGAGAAATTAGAGAAAATGCTGAGATGTTTGTGGATAGTTCACTGAATAAATTTGCTAGGAATCACTTGGTCCTAGCTGTTTCCAGCATACCTATCTGACTGAGGCTGGGGAAACTATGCCAGGGCAATTAAGCAAGGTTTTCAAACCTCATTGCATTCTAAAAAGGACAGTATGTTGCAGAACAAGGTGGGCTGCACCGTTCTTGTTGCAGACAGCTTATATAGGGAGCTGTGTCCTCTGCCGACCTCTCGCTGTTTTGACTGCATTCTTTGCACTTCACTTAAAAGTGGAGCAGGGGATCAGTGTGATTATAGTAAAACCTCCTCCCTTCCGGCTCAGCACATGGGTGCTAGTCTCCATCAGCCCTGTAAGCCAGTTGCAACACAGTCAGTATGATTCTCTTGTACTCTTTCCTAAAGTTATGGTTCATCGCCCCATAAACCACAGCGTTCAGACAGCTGTTGAAGTAGGCCAAGAAGTAGCTAGCCGTGAAGAGCCACTCGGGTATCAAGGAACCCAGTGTGGGCTGGACCGCCACCGCGAAGCCGATGAAGTTTAACGGCGCCCAGCACACAGCGAAGAGCACAAAGACCATGAACATGGTCAGGAAGTTCCAGAAATCGTGGGACTTGATTTTGGGCTGCGTGTCCGGCTTGACCCTGCGGCGCACCTGGATGACCAGCACCCAAATCCGCAGGTAGCAGTAGGTGACGATGGTGATGGGGAGGAAGAAATGGATGAGCACCACGGCGATGGTGTAGAGGGCGCTGACGGACTGGGCAAAGGTGCAGGAGTACACCCGCGGGTCGTACTGCAGGGACTCCACAAAGAGGTTCGGCATGATGGCCAGCAAGGTGAGTGCCCAAACCAGCCCCACGTAGCACACGGTGTTGGGGCCCGAGAAAAGCTTGTCGTACTTCAAGCTGTGGCAGATGTAGCAGTAGCGGTTAATGGCGATGCCAGTGATGTTGAAGATGGAGCCGATAACGCTGATGCCCATCAGGAAGCCGCTGACCTGGCAATGGAGGTACCCCATCACCCAGCCGTCATGGAAAATAGCCGTCAGGACCAGGGGATAAGGGTAAAAAGCCACTAGTAAGTCTGCAATGGCCAAGCTCACCACAAAGGCGTTGCCTGGGGAGggtaacaaaaaacaacaaacagttAGAACCTATGATCGGAATGCAGCAGCAGCCCGGAAAACGCCTTCTCCTTGCTAAACAGATCAGCTTCCTGTGTCTACTTCAAACTGCACCTGCCTGTCGTACTGTCTTTTTACTTCTCTTTGCATGGCAGAGGTGGCTCTgagagctggattctgttctggcTCATGCATCGTCTACAGAGTAGCGTAACTTATTACCCCTTTAACTACCACGACTGCTTCCTTTCATCGCTACCTTGTACCCCCACCCATTTGTCTGTTTATCCCCTGGTTGCATCTTGTCACAATCTTAGATTTTTAGCTCCCGGGGGCAGACACTGTCTGTTTTATtcattttgtacagcacctagcacaacggggcctcgATTGCCTTTAGGTGCTACCAGAATTCAAATAACATTGAGCATCCATCTAATATATTATCCTCATACACccttgggaggcagggcagtgctattagtACAGAGGGGGAGTGGAGGAACAGACGAGCTAGTGGCTAGATTTGTTTTCTAAAGTGaaacccacttttgaaaattgggctGTGATTGACTGGCCCAAAATCGCACAGAATGTCTGTGGTGGAGCCAGGCATCGAACCTGGGTCTCCCGTGGTGTcaggccctaaccactgggccaaatttgaggtGCACATCTATCACTTGAGCAAGGAAAGCCAAATGGGTGCTTTGCAGTTCTTTGGTCCACAATCGTGTGCTTCCTCTCTGCTGGGCTGATTTGGGAATTAAAGCCCCAAAGGGGATAATGCTGCCCAGAGCTATTTGCGCCTCCTCTTCCACAAGAGGACTAGTCCCGAGCCAGCGGCAGTGTCTTTTCACGCAGGGATCTTTTTTCTTCCTCACCGTgacaggagagaggtggggtttTCCCTCTCTTTGGAGCAGCTCTAGGGAACTGGTGCACTGGGTGGGGTAGGGAATTCGGTGGTAGGTGAAAGGCATAGCCCAGCTGCCTGGAGAATACAATGTCTCGGCTGCAGGACACCCGTCAGATGGAACCGTGTGATGGAAGAGGCAGAGAGCTTGCAATATTCTGTACCCGACCTGACCCCTCTACTGCTTGCAATAAAAGAAAAGAGCAGGCGAGGGGTTTAAATCACTGCTCTCCCGGGAGACAATACAACTGGGACGTGTTCTCCTGGGTGGCACTTGCAGCTGAAGCCAAAGCAGATGGTAACCACTCAGTTTAATGCAATGGGTCCATTCAAGCTGACTGCACTACGTTGCCCTCGCCACGGCTCTGCTCCAGCAGGGATGTGGAATTGGCCACTCCATGCACAGGGGAGTTGATTATACTCAGGTGCTTGGAATGGGCTCTGGATTTTGACACTGGGGACCCCTGTTAAAGTCAGTCCTGCTGTGATGACCGATTTGGTTCTGGCTTTGTGCTTTTCAACGTCCTTTGACATTTCTCGGCTCTGTAGGATTGGATTGATCCTGGCGTTAGATTGCATCAGTCGCACCCGGGCTATCCCCAGCCACTGACTTCGAATTTGGTTAGCCAGAGACAGTCTAGGTAGCATAAATGAAGCAGCGGTTAGGTGCCCCCCCGGTAAGGGACATGCAGGTGCACACACACCTATCAAAGTTATTTGTTtgctctcccagcccctcctgcctttTCCCGGCAGTAAAGTCAGAATACTGGGATGCAGGGGATCAAACCCTGGACACAGCCTGGAACCCAACCCTGGCCATCACGGACCTACTTCTGCCAGGCGTGAGAGCCCTCCACGCTTGTATACCTAGTCATGCCAGCGAAGTCCAGTCATATTGGAGCATACATAACATTGTTCCCGCTCCCATTGCAAAGACTGTGATGTCCTAAGGATTGCATTGTCCCTGCACGGCAAGGGAGAGAACCCATTAAAAGATAAGGAGGTGACAACTAGAAATGTAGTGTCTAGCAGTTACTGAACAGGACTAGGTGTCAGGACgcctggattccattcctggcttTGTCTTTTAGACCGGAGCTTTCGAAGGTATGCTGACTTTGAGTCACTGAATTCTGGGGAGAAAGACAGCCTGCTTTTAAGAGGCATGGGATTTGcctggctcccactgaagtcacttggGATTCTTGGACACTCGGCcccactgaaaatcagacccaattTGTCTCCAGTTAGACATCCTTGACAATATAAGCCTCcagctttctgcctcagtttcccccccttaaaataaTTTCCTAGTGGCGCTGAGAGTCAGATTTAGTGTAAAATGCTTCGGGATCCAATGCTGCAGAAGGACAAAGTATTGTTACATGAAGGGACTGAAGGGCTTTTCCAGAGATGGAGGCTAATTATTACGGACCAAGACCTTGGCTTGTAGCCTGGGTTTATTACAGGCAAGGGAAGACAGAAAACTTTCTACCTATGTGGGGCTTGCAAGCAGAGCGTGAGGTCAGCAAAATTCTCCACTTCGTTGCCGCAGAAACAGCCTAACCCAGAGAGTTACTGGTAACTTTTTTAGTGCTTGAAGATGGACAAAAACCCAACCCCGCTGATTTGTTAAATGCCAGCTGAACAGTAGCTGCTGCTCGAATCAGGCTGTGCAAATGGAAAAGAGCTGTTTTCTCCTGTGCGAAGGCTGGAACAATTCTTACCATTCATTTTGTGTCCCATTCTACCCATGCACTTACAAGATCACCAGACAGGCTAGGAGGGGGGAGCTTTAGGTCCTCCAAACCCCTTAATTGACCTAAGAAGAATCTAAATCCCACAAGGAACTAGGCCAGAATTCCCCCCGAGAGGGGTTGATGAGCCCTGAAGCCAGCTGGTGGAATCTGagtcaagattttcagaagtgatgggTGATTTGGGGTGTTTCAGTTTTTGGGGTGCCCCGGCTGAGCACTGagtacccaccctctgaaaaatcGGGCCCTTTTTTAGGCTGTCCCAAGTTGAGcagccaaaatcactagtcactgggCCGCGGATCTGGTTGAGACTGTAAGCCAAAGGGTGCAATGTATCTCAGGCATGGAAGCGCGGGTCAGTATGGCCAACAGAATTTTCCCCTCTTAGCTTTGGTAGCCTGCTTTACTAGCCTTTCCAACTCCAGGCACTCCGCACCTACTCGAAATTTGCCTTGAATctcagctgtgctgggggggagaAGTTTACATACCgagatggacggacagacagacacgcACGCACGCGGACGGACACACAGACACAAAGGTGGATTCTGCTAGCATGGGCATGTCACTGCACTAGCGGGGCAGGAGGCTGGCTTACTGCTCCTGGGCCCTGCGGAGGGAGGAgaactgctcctgggagcctggaGAGTGAACCCCGCCCCCCGACCCCCAGCAAGGCCATTACCTGCTTTTCTCAGGTTCTTGTTCTTGAAGACTGAGACAATCACCAGGAGATTGCCCAGGATGTCCACAGTGATGGTGATGATGAGGATGACAGCCAGCGTGATCACCACCCAGGTGGGGTAGAGACCATCCTCCCTTCCCAAGCCAGCAGACAGGTTCTTCAGCCGAGAACCTTCCTCCTCCATCCTCGGTCATCTAACCTGCCTCTCAGGGGGGCGCAGAGTCCTCAGCCAGTCAGGACTAGCATTTCCAGTGGCCCTGAGCCAAGAGGTCAGGGCTCAACCAAGGCAAGGGTCAGTGCCCCTCTCAAAGCACCAGGAGAGGCGCATGGGCCGCTCCCGGAGAAGTTCCTTGGAAGTGTGGCTTGCTCCGGAGTCCGGCGTGGCAGGGTCTCGCCTTTGTCCCTGTCCGCAGGCCTTGCGGGGAGGTGGGATTCCCCGGCCGATCACCGCTTTGGGCACCCGGGCGGAGCTAAGAATTGCGCACACGCGTCTCTGCGACCGGCGCTGTGGCTGCTCGGCGGGGCGCTCTCTCCAAAGCACCGTGCCTGGGGGGCGGACGGGGGCCGCTCCCCACACGCGTCCAGTGGCTCTAGTTGGGGAAGTCCCGCTCCCGCAGGCAGCGCTAGGAGCCCGGAGGAGCTCCCAGCTCAGCGCCTCCAGCCCCTTGCTGGGGGCGCTCCCTTCCCGGTGCCGCGCTCTGGGTGCCAAGCCCCGGGCACCTCTCCAGCCCCACTGATGCTCTTCCCACCTCGTTCATCCCTTCGGCTCCATTCAGCCCCGTCCCTGGGCTCCCTCGGCAGCCGGCGCTCCGCGCTCTCCCGTGCGCTCCTCGGAAAAGTTCCCGTTGGTGGGGGCAAACTTTGCAGCCTGCGGCAGAACCGGACACCCCCGCGGAGCCGTGCGCCACGCTttccccggggctccggctggcggagccctgccgctgccctGCTCCTTCCAGTCCCCCGTCTCCAGCAGCGACGCTTGGTCACGTTCTCCTCTTTGCCCTTGgcccctccatcccctctcccagcccccccgacCTGCGGCTCTGGGCCAGGAGAGCCCCGTGTCTC
This Chrysemys picta bellii isolate R12L10 chromosome 8, ASM1138683v2, whole genome shotgun sequence DNA region includes the following protein-coding sequences:
- the LOC101936633 gene encoding melatonin receptor type 1A-like, which gives rise to MEEEGSRLKNLSAGLGREDGLYPTWVVITLAVILIITITVDILGNLLVIVSVFKNKNLRKAGNAFVVSLAIADLLVAFYPYPLVLTAIFHDGWVMGYLHCQVSGFLMGISVIGSIFNITGIAINRYCYICHSLKYDKLFSGPNTVCYVGLVWALTLLAIMPNLFVESLQYDPRVYSCTFAQSVSALYTIAVVLIHFFLPITIVTYCYLRIWVLVIQVRRRVKPDTQPKIKSHDFWNFLTMFMVFVLFAVCWAPLNFIGFAVAVQPTLGSLIPEWLFTASYFLAYFNSCLNAVVYGAMNHNFRKEYKRIILTVLQLAYRADGD